DNA from bacterium:
CTTCTTTCGATGACGCATGGCTCGCGGTGGTCGGCAGCCGCGCCGCATCGTCCTACGGCCGCCAGGTCTGTGACTATCTAATAGAAGGATTGCGCGGGCACCCCGTCGTCATCGTCTCCGGCTTGGCCTACGGCATCGATGCCTGCGCGCACAAAGCCGCGCTCAGCGCAGGGCTCCCTACCGTCGCCGTTCCGGGCTCGGGATTGGATTGGGACGTGATGTATCCGCGCGCAAACGTAAATCTTGCAAAGGAAATCATTAAGGCAGGCGGCGCACACCTGAGCGAATTCGATCCGGATCAGAAAGCCGCCGATTACACCTTCCCCCAGCGCAACCGCATCATGGCGGGCATGTGCAGAGCGACACTCGTCATCGAAGCGAAAGAACGCTCCGGCTCGCTTATCACAGCGCGCCTCGCCACCGAATATAATCGCGAACTCCTCGTCGTGCCGGGAAATATCTTCAGCGAGCTCTCGAAAGGCACGCATCAATTCCTGAAACTCGGCGCGACTCCCGTCACCGGACCGGAGGATGTACTGAAAGCGCTCGGTATCGATAGCGAAGCGAAGAAACTGTTCGATCGAAATGATCTCTCCTTCGACGAAGCGCGCGTGTTGGATATCATCGCGCACCCGTGTTCGCGCGACGAACTCCTCACCACTCTCGAACTGCCGATCAGTGAAGCGAATATTTTACTCAGCACCATGGAGATAAAGGGTCTCATACAAGAAGAGCTTGGCGTCATCCGCCAAGCTCGGTAGTCACTGATAGATCACGACCCTCATCTCGCTCGCGACGATCTCGCGTGCGAGCGAATCGGTCATATCGATCGACGATGGGATATACAGGATGTCCCTGCGGTCGCGTCGACGGACCCAGATACTCATCCTCTCTTTCATGCATGCCGCCATGCGCTCGCGCACCGCAGCGGAGTGCGAATAGATGCCGTGCGATTCATTGACGAGCAAGGTCCTGCCGAGGTCGTTAAGCCTCCGCATATCCATCATGCTCCCGATGAGATCAGGCCGATCCGCTGCTTCACCGGAACCCGTCCGCCACAGACAGACGAAGACGCGGCACACCCGCGGACGCGTCGCATAGATACGGCAGCCGCCGCCCTGCTCGCACTGTTCGCACCATACCCATTCAGGTTTCGAGATGGAATGTATTTCGTACACGCTGC
Protein-coding regions in this window:
- the dprA gene encoding DNA-protecting protein DprA, translating into MKEELKQLSRAHFPPLLREIPDAPKQLFVRGELPSFDDAWLAVVGSRAASSYGRQVCDYLIEGLRGHPVVIVSGLAYGIDACAHKAALSAGLPTVAVPGSGLDWDVMYPRANVNLAKEIIKAGGAHLSEFDPDQKAADYTFPQRNRIMAGMCRATLVIEAKERSGSLITARLATEYNRELLVVPGNIFSELSKGTHQFLKLGATPVTGPEDVLKALGIDSEAKKLFDRNDLSFDEARVLDIIAHPCSRDELLTTLELPISEANILLSTMEIKGLIQEELGVIRQAR